A DNA window from Engraulis encrasicolus isolate BLACKSEA-1 chromosome 3, IST_EnEncr_1.0, whole genome shotgun sequence contains the following coding sequences:
- the LOC134444951 gene encoding rano class II histocompatibility antigen, A beta chain-like has protein sequence MLVCSAYNFYPKMIKLTWYRDGQEVTGDVISSEELADGDWYYQIHSHLEFTPKAGEKISCEVHHTSLKEPKLVDWDSSMPEPERNKIAIGAAGLVLGVYHKKKSSTIL, from the exons ATGCTGGTGTGCAGCGCCTACAACTTCTACCCCAAGATGATCAAGCTGACCTGGTACAGAGATGGGCAGGAGGTGACTGGTGACGTGATATCCAGTGAGGAGCTGGCGGATGGAGACTGGTACTACCAGATCCACTCCCACCTGGAGTTCACCCCCAAAGCTGGAGAGAAGATCTCCTGTGAGGTGCACCACACCAGCCTCAAGGAGCCTAAACTGGTCGACTGGG ACTCCTCCATGCCTGAGCCTGAGAGGAATAAGATTGCCATTGGGGCAGCAGGCCTGGTGTTGGGGGTCTACCACAAGAAGAAGTCCAGCACTATTCTGTAG
- the LOC134446188 gene encoding H-2 class II histocompatibility antigen, A-U alpha chain-like has product MFGSGILLIIFGIVHTEAKIVHVDVSLRGCTDSDGEHTYGLDGDEMGHADWEAQKIVMTLPKFAEPFGYEDGEYEFAVQQQEICKENLKTVIRSYKNPVVTQACPVTSIYPRDDVMLGTENTLICYVADFYPPRLTLRWTKNNNNVALGVMNSRIRVNVNDFAFNMFSTLKFTPEEGDIYTCTVEHSALEMPLTRIFEFEVPPEASVRPSVFCGVGLTLGLLGVATGTFFLVKGNQCN; this is encoded by the exons ATGTTTGGATCAGGGATCTTGCTAATCATTTTTGGGATTGTCCACACAGAGGCCAAAA TTGTACATGTGGACGTTAGCCTGAGAGGATGCACAGACTCAGACGGAGAGCACACATATGGCCTGGATGGGGACGAGATGGGTCATGCAGACTGGGAGGCTCAAAAGATCGTGATGACCCTCCCTAAATTCGCAGAACCATTTGGGTATGAAGACGGTGAATATGAGTTTGCAGTTCAACAACAGGAAATCTGTAAAGAGAACTTGAAGACTGTCATACGGTCCTACAAAAACCCAGTGGTGACACAAG CCTGCCCTGTGACCTCCATCTACCCCAGAGATGATGTGATGCTGGGCACTGAAAACACCCTCATCTGCTACGTAGCTGATTTCTACCCTCCACGGCTCACTTTAAGATGGACCAAGAACAACAACAATGTCGCCCTAGGGGTGATGAACTCTCGCATccgtgtgaatgtgaatgactTTGCATTCAACATGTTCTCCACCCTCAAGTTCACTCCTGAGGAGGGGGACATCTACACCTGCACGGTGGAGCACTCCGCACTGGAGATGCCATTGACTAGGATTTTCG AGTTTGAGGTTCCTCCAGAGGCCAGTGTTCGTCCGTCAGTGTTCTGTGGAGTGGGTCTGACCCTGGGACTGCTGGGAGTGGCTACTGGAACATTCTTCCTCGTCAAGGGAAACCAGTGCAACTGA